One Pseudomonas brassicacearum genomic region harbors:
- a CDS encoding IS481 family transposase produces MPWTTRDAMSLKEEFVALARQPGSNKRELCRRFGISPQTAYKWLDRYKAHGQQGLQEKSRRPATSPKLTQAAMEAQVVALRQAHPAWGGRTISSLLEKRIAPSTVTNVLHRHGLIQPSQREQSATLRFEHDAPNDLWQMDFKGHFALQQGRCHPLTLLDDHSRFSLAIEACDNERGATVKERMIEVFQRYGLPARINVDNGPPWGSPRNPGEVTELSIWLIRLGIRISFSRPRHPQTNGKIERFHRSLKAEVLDGRHFSTLMDAQSAFDRWREVYNLQRPHQALGYKVPMDRYRSSPWAYPQQLSEFEYGPDDVLAKVYHSRFRFQKRYFSIAKGLVGQHIAIRPNAESDGLFDVYFCHHFLRTFDVNNPDYGA; encoded by the coding sequence ATGCCCTGGACCACGAGAGACGCCATGAGCCTGAAAGAAGAGTTCGTTGCCTTAGCACGGCAACCCGGCAGCAATAAACGTGAGCTGTGTCGACGATTCGGCATCAGCCCGCAAACAGCCTACAAGTGGCTAGATCGCTACAAGGCGCATGGTCAGCAGGGTCTGCAAGAGAAGTCCCGCAGACCCGCGACCAGCCCCAAACTGACCCAGGCCGCCATGGAGGCACAAGTCGTCGCCCTTAGGCAGGCCCATCCGGCATGGGGCGGACGCACGATTAGCAGCCTGTTGGAAAAGCGTATCGCCCCCAGCACCGTCACCAATGTCTTGCACCGGCACGGCCTGATCCAGCCTTCTCAGAGAGAGCAATCGGCAACGCTGAGATTTGAACACGACGCGCCTAATGATCTTTGGCAGATGGATTTCAAAGGGCATTTTGCGCTGCAACAAGGTCGATGCCATCCCCTGACCCTGCTGGACGATCACTCTCGGTTCAGCCTAGCCATTGAGGCTTGTGACAACGAACGGGGAGCCACGGTGAAGGAGAGGATGATCGAGGTTTTTCAACGCTATGGCTTGCCGGCGCGTATCAACGTCGATAACGGCCCACCTTGGGGCTCGCCACGCAATCCGGGTGAAGTGACAGAGCTGAGTATCTGGCTGATTCGCCTGGGGATCCGGATCAGTTTCAGCCGTCCTCGCCATCCTCAAACCAATGGAAAGATCGAACGTTTCCACCGCTCACTCAAAGCAGAGGTGCTGGATGGGCGTCATTTTTCCACGCTAATGGACGCTCAATCGGCTTTTGATCGATGGCGTGAGGTTTATAACCTGCAGCGCCCCCATCAGGCGCTGGGCTACAAGGTGCCTATGGACCGCTATCGGAGCAGCCCCTGGGCGTATCCGCAGCAACTGTCAGAGTTTGAATATGGTCCGGATGATGTGTTGGCCAAGGTGTATCACAGTCGATTTCGCTTCCAGAAACGCTACTTCAGCATCGCCAAAGGACTGGTAGGACAGCACATCGCAATACGCCCTAACGCTGAAAGCGATGGCTTGTTTGACGTCTATTTCTGCCATCACTTTTTACGGACCTTCGACGTGAATAACCCTGACTACGGCGCATAA
- a CDS encoding MFS transporter, with amino-acid sequence MPTPSSAPSSLSITLQIVSIVFYTFIAFLCIGLPIAVLPGYVHEQLGFSAVVAGLTIGSQYLATLLSRPMAGRLSDSVGTKRAIVYGLSGIVLSGVLTLISTLLQSFPLPSLLILIAGRLLLGVAQGLIGVGTISWCMGQVGVEHTARSISWNGIASYGAIAIGAPLGVVMVGELGFASLGVALSLLAGAALLMIRNKPSVPVIRGERLPFWAVFGRIAPYGASLSLASIGYGTLTTFITLFYVSRGWTGAAWCLTVFGVCFILARLLFISSIARFGGFSSAIVCMSIETLGLVLLWLAPSTAFALIGAGLAGFGLSLVYPALGVEAIKQVPNTSRGAGLSAYAVFFDLALAIAGPLMGAVALNLGYSSIFFCAALLSIIGLGLTLLLRRRAVRADY; translated from the coding sequence CTCCTCCGCCCCCAGCTCCCTGTCGATCACCTTGCAGATCGTCTCCATCGTTTTCTACACCTTCATCGCCTTCCTCTGCATCGGCCTGCCGATTGCCGTGTTGCCGGGGTATGTCCACGAACAGTTGGGCTTCAGCGCGGTGGTGGCCGGGCTGACCATCGGCTCACAGTATCTGGCGACACTGCTCAGCCGGCCCATGGCCGGGCGACTGTCGGACAGCGTCGGCACCAAGCGGGCGATCGTCTACGGCTTGTCGGGGATTGTGCTCAGCGGCGTGCTGACGTTGATCTCGACCTTACTGCAAAGCTTCCCGCTACCCAGCCTGCTGATTCTGATTGCCGGCCGTTTGTTGCTCGGCGTGGCCCAAGGCCTGATTGGCGTGGGTACGATCAGCTGGTGCATGGGCCAGGTCGGCGTGGAACACACGGCCCGCTCGATTTCCTGGAACGGCATCGCCTCTTACGGGGCCATCGCCATCGGCGCGCCGCTGGGGGTGGTGATGGTCGGTGAGCTGGGCTTCGCCAGCCTGGGCGTCGCCTTGTCGTTGCTGGCCGGTGCGGCGCTGTTGATGATTCGCAACAAGCCGTCGGTGCCGGTGATTCGCGGCGAGCGCCTGCCTTTTTGGGCCGTGTTCGGGCGCATCGCGCCGTACGGGGCGAGCCTGAGCCTGGCCTCGATCGGCTACGGCACGCTCACCACGTTCATCACGTTGTTTTACGTCAGTCGCGGCTGGACCGGCGCGGCCTGGTGCCTGACGGTCTTCGGGGTCTGCTTCATTCTGGCGCGGTTATTGTTCATCTCCAGCATCGCCCGCTTCGGTGGTTTCAGTTCGGCCATTGTCTGCATGAGCATTGAAACCCTGGGGCTGGTGTTGCTTTGGCTGGCGCCTTCCACTGCGTTCGCGCTGATCGGCGCGGGGCTGGCTGGTTTCGGGCTGTCGCTGGTGTATCCGGCGTTGGGGGTGGAGGCCATCAAGCAGGTGCCGAATACCAGTCGGGGTGCCGGGTTGAGTGCCTATGCGGTGTTCTTTGACCTGGCCTTGGCGATTGCCGGTCCGTTGATGGGGGCGGTGGCTTTGAACCTTGGGTATTCGTCGATCTTTTTCTGTGCTGCGTTGTTGTCGATCATTGGGTTGGGATTGACTTTGCTGCTGCGGCGTCGAGCCGTCAGAGCCGATTATTGA